The Candidatus Melainabacteria bacterium DNA segment TTTCCCAGTCATAACTTGTACCTAATCTTTTTAACTGTTCATTCTTCATGTAGTTAATATTTTCTTCAGTCCACTTATTTGGTGGTATTCCTCTTTCAATAGCAGCGTTTTCTGCAGGCAATCCAAATGCATCAAATCCCATTGGGTTTAACACGTTATAGCCGCACATTCTTTTGTGTCTTGAAATAACATCACTGATTGTATAAACCCTCATATGCCCCATGTGAAGATCGCCGCTTGGGTATGGGAACATAACTAAGGAGTAATACTTTGGTTTTTTGTCAAAATCAATAGCTTTATAAATACTGCTTTGTTCCCATTTTTTTTGCCATTTAATCTCAATTTCTTTTGGTGTGTAAATAATATTTGATGTAGTCATAGGCTTTTATTATATAAAAAGGAACAAACAATAGTGAATAAAGGGGACTACTCAGCATGTTAATTTCTCTTAGGTCATCCTTCACGAAATTATGCTATTTAACAAAGCGAGGCTTGGTCCAATTCATTTGGGCAAGCCGAGCGGTCTATGGAAAGGTGGCTCGAGGAGCTACGTCACCGCAGAGCCACCTGAGTAATTACGAATAAGGCTCTCACTTATTTGGTTACGAAATTGTTAGGACAATAGATTTTAGGGCATGTATAATCTAGAATAGGCTAATCTTTTATGAGATTTAATTACTTAATTGTCAATTTTCAATTTTCAATTCTTAGTTCTCTGCTTTGTGGAATTTTTCTCTTTGCTTCTTATGCAAGTATAGTTGAACAAAATGATACAGAGTCCAGTAAAGTAAAAATTGAAAAGCATTTCGTATTTGATACCATTCAGCCTACATTAGATGAAATTGTAAAATCTAGTGGAAAGATATTTGCAGGTGAATGTAAAGAAGTTAAGTTTGTAGAAAAAGATTTAGAATCTAAATTACCTGTTTATGAGATTACTTTTAAAATAACAGAAGGAGTAAAAGGAGTACATGGGGAAAAAGAAGTTACATTTAAACAATGGCAGCCAACTATTAGACAAGCAAGTTATGAAATGGGAAAGAAATATATTTTATTTTTATATCCTGAGAGTGAAAGAGGATTAACAAGCCCTGTAGCCATTCAATATGGAAAGTTTGATATCTTAAGAGAAGGCATTATTAGAAAACGAGACGTTGTTAGAAATGGGCACAATAACAGAGGTTTAACTAGAAACTTAAAGACACGAAAGAAAATCACAATTGAAGAAGATAAGTTTGTTGATAAATATTTAGATACTTGTTCTGTACATGGTGCACCAATTAGATATAAAGAGTTTATTAAGGCTGTTAAGTTTTTAGTAAATAAAGAAAAATAAGAAGATGAAGAAAATATTTATACTTATAGTTTTATGCTTTGCTGTAAGTAGCTTTTTAAGGGTACATGCAGGTGGTCCCCTTGTTGTTAAAAGCAACATGGCAGTTACATATGGAAATAGGCCTTTGCTTTATAGGTATGATAAAGGCTCACTCGGGAGGCTGTCTAATTCTGAAGCAATATCAATTATTGAACCTCTATATGGAGAATGGCAGGCAATCAAGACTTCTGAAATGAGATTCCAAAGAGATAATCCAGGCTCTCTAGCTTTTGATGTAGATGCTACTAACTATGATTCAATATTAAATTCAAAAGATCTTTTAGGTTATACAGCAGTTATATTTGATACTGATGGCTCACTTTTGAGCTCATTTTTAGGCGATGGTTCAGGGAATCAAGTTTTAGGTCTTTCTGGGCCAGTTACAGTAAGTTCTGGTCCGCTTGTAAACCAGATTGCTGAGTCTCAAGCAATTTTTAATGGCAGGTTTGTTGATGGAATTGATACTCCTTCAAATCCTGAGTCTACAATTGATTCATTTAAAGGAACAATTATTCATGAGACAGGACATGGTATTGGTTTAGATCACTCTCAAATTAATGTAGAAGCAATTAGTCCAGGTGCATCACAAGAAATTAGAGACTCTGTACCTTTAGAATTTCCAGTTGCAGTAAATGACTTATTTTTAATCAGGCGAGACGATATCTCAAGCATCTCTCTTTTATATCCAAATGAAAGTGAGCTTACGAAGTATGGAAAAATAACAGGTAGAGTCCTCAAGCGAGATGGAAAAACACCAGTCTTAGGTGCAAATGTTATTGCAAGAAATACAAATAATCCATTGTTGGAAGCTATCTCATGTGTTTCTGATTTCCTTACAAATGGCAGTGGAGAATTTACACTCTTTGCTGTACCACCAGGTGATTATAGAATTGAAGTTGAACCAATTGATCTTTCTTTTACTGGCGGATCTGGTGTAGGTCCATATACTGGAAGCAAAACTGATAAATCTTTTCAAGACCCTGTTGTCAAAGGGTTTTACACAGGGCCTAGCCAGCCAATAACAACAAGTGAAAAAGATGCACTTGTTGTAAGTGTTGCTAGTGGTCAGACAGTCTCTGGAGTAGATATTATTGGTGCAACTTCTATAATTCCATCTTCAAGTTCTGGTGGTACAAATAACATAAATGAAATTGAGCCAAATGATTTATTGAGTGCTCCTCAGTTAGTAACATTGCCAGTAACTATTAGTGGACAAGCATCTTCTACAGATAGTGGTGAAGTTGAAGTATCAACTACAACAGGGAATGAAACCTTAGTAATAAGTGATTTGTATCAATTTACAATTACACAAACTTCTAGTTTAACTGCCCTGTTAACAATTGAAAGTGACTTGCAAGACAATGATTTGGATCTTGTTTTGTTTAATCAGTATGCAGACCAAATTCTTGAATCATCAAGTCAAACCGGTAATTCGGATGAGTTAATTAATAAGTCACTTAAAGCTGGCACTTACTTACTGGGGATAGGAGCCTTTTCAGGTTCAACTTCTTATAAACTTGCCATATCAGCAGAAGCAACAGGTATTGGTATACCATCAGTAACTTTGACAGGCAGTGACACATTGATTTTGAAACCTGTTGGTGCAAATAAAACAATGATTAAAGCTTCTGCTTTTAACTTCAACTCAAAGAGCAAATGTTTTATCACCAGTTCAAATGAATCTTTTGTAAAAATAAAACCTTCAGTATTTTCTCTAAGTCCAGCTATGTTAGCTAAGAACATGAGAGTAGTTATAAAGCGTTCACATGCTTTAGATTTAATATCAAATAATAAAGAAGAAGATCTTACAGTAAGTATTATTTGTGATAATGGTGCAAGTGATGAGTTTGATATTCACTTGACACCTACGGCAGATAGTGTAGCAAGGAATAAAGCTCCTTGGCAGATTCTAAAAAAATGACTTCTAACAATAAGCTCCTCCAAAAAGTTGTATTAAATAATGGCTTAAGAATAATTGCAGAAGAAATGCCAGGTGCATTGTCATGTACTTTAAGTATTTGGGTAAGTGCAGGACCAATAGATGAAGAACTAAACAATAACGGTGTTTCTCACTTTATTGAGCATATTGTTTTTAAAGGGACTCAAAGTAGAACAGCCTTGCAGATTGCAGAACAAAGCGAGGATGTTGGTGCCAGTTTAAATGCTTTTACAGACAGAGAATATACTTGTTACCATGCAATGGTTTTAAGTGAGTATGTTCTAGTGGTGCTTGAACTTTTTCTGGATATGCTTTTTAATCCTAAGTTAGATGATAAAGACATTGAACTTGAAAGACAAGTAATTCTTGAAGAAATAAAAATGTATGAAGATACTCCTGAAGATCTTGTTCAAGATCTTTTATGTGAAGTTGTTTGGAAGGATCATCCACTTGGAAAGTTAATAACAGGAACAATAAAATCAATCTCAAATCTTCAAAAGAAATCAATAGTAGATTTCTTACACAATCTTTATACCCCTGACAATATGATTATTTCAGTAGCTGGCAAGTTTGATCTTCAGGAAATAATCCACTTTGCTGAAAACTTCACTTTAAATGTTAAGCAAAAAAAGAAAAAGAAAGAACCATCTCCATTAGTGATTACGCCAGATGTTTTGTGTAAGTATAAGGTAATTGAACAATTACATTTAAACTTTGGTACTAATGGAGTGTCTGTTTATGAAGAAGATAGATATACTTTGGGTGTAATTGATATTGCAGTTGGTGGAGGGATGAGCTCAAGACTTTATCAAGAAATAAGAGAAAAACGTGGATTAGCTTACGCAGTTTCATCTTACTATCACACAAATAAACTTGGGGG contains these protein-coding regions:
- a CDS encoding insulinase family protein; this translates as MTSNNKLLQKVVLNNGLRIIAEEMPGALSCTLSIWVSAGPIDEELNNNGVSHFIEHIVFKGTQSRTALQIAEQSEDVGASLNAFTDREYTCYHAMVLSEYVLVVLELFLDMLFNPKLDDKDIELERQVILEEIKMYEDTPEDLVQDLLCEVVWKDHPLGKLITGTIKSISNLQKKSIVDFLHNLYTPDNMIISVAGKFDLQEIIHFAENFTLNVKQKKKKKEPSPLVITPDVLCKYKVIEQLHLNFGTNGVSVYEEDRYTLGVIDIAVGGGMSSRLYQEIREKRGLAYAVSSYYHTNKLGGIFSVYAGVAPKDSELVVNLILKELKSIKNKGLKQDELERAKMQLKTNLFLELESSKVRAFRNALYDLYYERFLTPDEISNSIESITNDRVIKLAGEIFDPKYYTLVAVGPKRDLPKLIS